A single region of the Gossypium arboreum isolate Shixiya-1 chromosome 12, ASM2569848v2, whole genome shotgun sequence genome encodes:
- the LOC108476975 gene encoding vignain-like: protein MVLKTMDMDIRKLILVLFLLALVFGVAESFDYHESDLASEESLRDLYERWRSQHTVSRDLEEKQKRFNVFKENLKHIHQVNQMDKPYKLKLNKYADMTNHEFMSTRSSKVSHYRMLHGPRQMTDFRHDKTDNLPPSIDWRTKGAVTGIKDQGKCGSCWAFSTVVAVEGVNKIKTGELVTLSEQELVDCDKENQGCEGGLMEQAFQFIKQSDGITTENYYPYRAKDESCDSSKLNGPVVIIDGYEMVPEKDEKALMKAVANQPVSIAIDAGGTDFQFYSEGVFIGDCGTELNHGVAVVGYGATLDGTKYWIVKNSWGEDWGEKGYIRMKRDVDAEEGLCGLTLEASYPVKLQSNNNRKSSPRSKAKDEL from the exons ATGGTATTGAAAACTATGGATATGGATATACGGAAGTTGATCTTGGTTTTGTTTTTGTTGGCTCTAGTTTTTGGTGTTGCTGAGAGTTTTGATTACCATGAGAGCGACCTGGCCTCAGAGGAGAGCCTGCGGGACTTGTATGAGAGATGGAGGAGCCAACATACAGTCTCGCGTGACCTGGAGGAGAAGCAAAAGCGTTTCAATGTGTTCAAGGAGAATCTTAAACATATCCACCAGGTGAACCAGATGGATAAGCCTTACAAGTTGAAACTGAACAAGTATGCTGATATGACCAACCATGAGTTCATGAGTACAAGGAGCTCAAAGGTTAGCCATTACCGGATGCTCCATGGTCCAAGGCAGATGACTGATTTCAGACATGATAAAACTGACAACCTACCTCCTTCCATTGATTGGAGGACGAAAGGAGCAGTGACTGGTATCAAGGACCAAGGCAAATGTG GTAGCTGCTGGGCATTTTCAACTGTAGTTGCAGTGGAGGGtgtaaacaaaataaaaacaggGGAGCTTGTGACTTTATCCGAACAAGAGCTGGTTGATTGTGATAAGGAGAACCAAGGTTGTGAGGGAGGATTGATGGAACAAGCATTTCAGTTCATCAAGCAAAGTGATGGAATAACAACTGAGAATTATTATCCCTACAGAGCCAAAGATGAGTCTTGTGACTCATCCAAG TTGAATGGTCCTGTAGTGATCATTGATGGCTATGAAATGGTTCCCGAAAAAGATGAAAAAGCTCTAATGAAAGCTGTTGCAAACCAACCTGTGTCTATTGCTATAGATGCTGGTGGTACGGATTTCCAGTTCTACTCGGAG GGAGTTTTCATTGGAGACTGCGGCACCGAGCTGAACCATGGAGTTGCAGTGGTAGGATACGGAGCAACCTTAGATGGGACAAAGTACTGGATAGTAAAGAACTCGTGGGGCGAAGACTGGGGAGAGAAGGGATACATACGAATGAAACGAGACGTTGATGCAGAAGAAGGGCTTTGTGGTTTAACCTTAGAAGCATCTTACCCTGTGAAGTTGCAGTCTAACAACAATAGAAAAAGTTCACCCAGATCCAAGGCCAAGGATGAACTGTAA
- the LOC108478251 gene encoding uncharacterized protein LOC108478251, with amino-acid sequence MVKVASYFAMAFGAFIFWQTMDKVHVWIALHQDEKKERLEREAEVRRMREELLQQAKQNDRLP; translated from the exons ATGGTGAAAGTAGCCTCTTACTTCGCTATGGCATTCGGCGCCTTTATCTTCTGGCAAACCATGGATAAAGTCCACGTCTGGATCGCCCTCCACCAAGACGAGAAG AAAGAGAGATTGGAGAGAGAAGCGGAGGTCAGGAGAATGAGGGAAGAGTTGCTTCAGCAAGCCAAGCAGAACGATCGTCTCCCCTAA
- the LOC108479019 gene encoding transcription factor UPBEAT1-like — protein sequence MGISQLALLSFHSDGIQRNEETSHSNGSLWSKLLEAKAKRRLKAKKQRKGSRSRSILMKRRAVGEGSRRLVVSPIVKKVKTLKKLIPNNGSMGLDGLFRDTAEYILSLQMRIKVMQIMVNVLTDSDE from the coding sequence ATGGGAATTTCTCAACTTGCTCTACTTTCGTTTCACTCCGATGGTATCCAAAGAAATGAGGAAACGTCCCACTCCAATGGCTCCTTATGGAGCAAACTGTTGGAAGCAAAGGCCAAGAGAAGATTGAAagcaaagaaacaaagaaagggCAGCAGAAGCAGAAGTATTTTAATGAAGAGAAGGGCAGTTGGAGAAGGTTCTAGAAGGCTGGTCGTCAGCCCAATCGTAAAGAAGGTGAAAACGCTGAAGAAGCTGATTCCCAACAACGGTTCCATGGGGTTGGATGGGCTTTTCAGGGATACAGCTGAATATATATTGTCTTTGCAGATGAGGATCAAAGTTATGCAGATTATGGTTAATGTATTGACAGATTCTGACGAGTGA